Proteins co-encoded in one Leptospira inadai serovar Lyme str. 10 genomic window:
- a CDS encoding metallophosphoesterase, with product MEFELQRFYIFLGVFTVILFLAYSYAVNRLSAPFELNSVQQGILWLLVLVFVLLTPTAYLLSLFYRETQWQKLWSYAAFTSLGFFTLLVSFTVFHDLGKLAWKGWVLLSGILQSSSGASGLTDSEPFLSTAQLTRNDFLSRLASFLVIGFTGGLTAFGFYQAHKSPALKKVSIKVPGLPEGLEGFRIAQLSDIHIGPTIKKGFLEGVVRRTNELDADLVAITGDLVDGTVNLLREHTAPLRDLSSKYGTFFVTGNHEYYSGAIAWIHELKDMGVHVLLNQNKLIAHKGATIAVAGVTDYKAHSVIPNHKTDPERAAKGTESADFKLLLAHQPNSVFEAAKAGFDLQLSGHTHGGQYFPGNVLIHIFQKFVAGLSKWEGTQLYVSRGTGYWGPPLRIGAPSEITLLVLERA from the coding sequence ATGGAGTTTGAATTGCAGAGATTTTATATTTTTCTTGGGGTATTTACGGTGATTCTGTTTCTTGCATACAGTTATGCCGTGAATCGATTGAGTGCACCGTTTGAATTGAATTCGGTTCAACAGGGAATTCTTTGGCTTTTAGTCCTAGTCTTTGTACTGCTGACTCCGACAGCCTATCTTCTAAGCCTCTTTTACCGCGAAACCCAGTGGCAAAAATTATGGTCCTATGCCGCGTTTACCAGTCTCGGATTTTTCACTCTACTCGTTTCATTCACGGTTTTTCATGACTTGGGTAAGTTAGCTTGGAAAGGGTGGGTACTATTATCCGGAATTCTACAAAGTAGTTCGGGTGCAAGCGGGTTAACTGACTCGGAGCCTTTCCTTTCCACCGCTCAACTGACTCGCAACGACTTCCTTTCAAGATTAGCCTCATTTTTAGTCATAGGATTCACTGGAGGTTTAACGGCTTTCGGGTTTTACCAGGCGCATAAGAGTCCGGCCCTGAAAAAAGTTTCTATCAAGGTTCCCGGATTGCCCGAGGGCTTGGAAGGTTTTAGGATCGCTCAATTATCGGACATACATATCGGCCCGACGATTAAGAAAGGATTTTTGGAGGGTGTCGTACGAAGGACGAATGAACTGGATGCGGATCTAGTCGCCATAACCGGGGATCTTGTAGACGGCACAGTCAACTTATTGCGGGAGCATACGGCTCCGTTACGAGATCTTTCCTCGAAATATGGAACGTTTTTTGTAACCGGCAATCACGAATACTATTCGGGCGCAATCGCTTGGATTCACGAGCTCAAGGACATGGGCGTCCATGTTCTTTTAAACCAGAACAAACTCATCGCTCATAAGGGAGCAACGATTGCGGTTGCCGGAGTTACCGACTATAAGGCACATTCCGTCATTCCCAATCATAAGACCGATCCGGAGAGGGCCGCGAAAGGTACCGAAAGTGCCGACTTTAAACTTTTATTGGCTCACCAACCCAACTCGGTTTTTGAGGCGGCGAAAGCCGGGTTCGATTTGCAGCTCTCCGGCCACACGCATGGAGGACAGTATTTTCCAGGCAACGTATTGATTCATATTTTTCAAAAATTCGTGGCCGGTCTTAGCAAATGGGAAGGAACGCAATTATACGTAAGCCGAGGCACCGGTTATTGGGGACCTCCCTTACGAATCGGAGCTCCGTCGGAAATTACTCTTCTCGTATTGGAAAGAGCCTGA